One genomic window of Athene noctua chromosome 39, bAthNoc1.hap1.1, whole genome shotgun sequence includes the following:
- the G6PD gene encoding glucose-6-phosphate 1-dehydrogenase: MAGPGLSRSEVCGMLRQELTRDEAFLQPHIIIILGASGDLATKKIYPTLWWLFRDRLLPDETHVVGFARSPLTVESVRQQTLPHLKVSPEDPPPRLAQFWGRQSFVRGQYGDGGAFARLGGHLRALPGGEGANRLFYLALPPSLYVPVTRHLREACMGGGWNRVIVEKPFGRDLGSAEALGRHLGALFREEQIYRIDHYLGKEMVQSLMVLRFGNRIFGPVWTRDHVAAVVLTFKEPFGTQGRGGYFDDFGIIRDVMQNHLLQMLCLVAMEKPASTHPDDVRDEKVKVLKCIRPVELDDVVLGQYVGDPEGPPEARQGYLDDPTVPPGSTTATFAAAILRVANERWDGVPFVLRCGKALNERKAEVRLQFREVPGDIFGRQCKRNELVVRVQPDEAVYTKLMTKKPGLFFNPEESELDLTYGSRYKDVKLPDAYERLILDVLCGNQMHFVRSDELREAWRIFTPLLHTIEERGEKPLPYPYGSRGPPEADELLKRAGFLYEGTYRWVNPHRL; encoded by the exons atggcggggccggggctgagccgcTCCGAGGTGTGCGGGATGCTGCGGCAGGAGCTGACCCGGGACGAGGCcttcctccagccccacatcatcatcatcctcgGAGCCTCC GGCGATTTGGCCACCAAGAAGATTTACCCCACGCTCTG GTGGCTGTTCCGGGACCGGCTCCTCCCCGACGAGACCCACGTGGTCGGGTTCGCCCGCTCGCCCCTCACCGTGGAGAGCGTCCGCCAGCAGACGCTGCCCCACCTCAAG GTCTCCCCCGAGGACCCCCCCCCGCGCCTGGCGCAGTTCTGGGGGCGCCAGAGCTTCGTGCGGGGGCAGTACGGGGACGGCGGCGCCTTCGCCCGCCTGGGGGGGCACCtgcgggcgctgccggggggggagggggccAACCGCCTCTTCTACCTCGCCCTGCCCCCCAGCCTCTACGTCCCCGTCACCCGGCACCTGCGGGAGGCCTGCATGGGCGGGGG gTGGAACCGCGTGATCGTGGAGAAGCCGTTCGGGCGGGACCTGGGCTCGGCCGAGGCGCTGGGCCGGCACCTGGGGGCGCTGTTCCGCGAGGAGCAGATCTACCGCATCGACCACTACCTGGGCAAGGAGATGGTGCAGAGCCTCATGGTGCTGCg GTTCGGGAACCGGATCTTCGGGCCGGTCTGGACCCGGGACCACGTGGCCGCCGTCGTCCTGACGTTCAAGGAGCCGTTCGGCACCCAGGGCCGCGGCGGCTACTTCGACGACTTCGGCATCATCCG ggacgtGATGCAGAACCACCTCCTGCAGATGCTCTGCCTGGTGGCCATGGAGAAGCCGGCCTCCACCCACCCCGACGACGTGCGCGACGAGAAG GTGAAGGTGCTGAAGTGCATCAGGCCGGTGGAACTGGACGACGTCGTCCTCGGCCAGTACGTGGGCGACCCCGAGGGCCCCCCCGAGGCCCGGCAGGGCTACCTGGACGACCCCACCGTGCCCCCGGGCTCCACCACCGCCACCTtcgccgccgccatcttgcgcGTGGCCAACGAGCGCTGGGACG GCGTGCCGTTCGTGCTGCGCTGCGGGAAGGCGCTGAACGAGCGCAAGGCCGAGGTGCGGCTGCAGTTCCGCGAGGTGCCGGGCGACATCTTCGGGCGGCAGTGCAAGCGCAACGAGCTGGTGGTGCGCGTGCAGCCCGACGAGGCCGTTTACACCAAACTCATGACCAAGAAGCCGGGGCTCTTCTTCAACCCCGAGGAGTCCGAGCTCGACCTCACCTACGGCAGCCGCTACAAG GACGTGAAGCTGCCGGACGCGTACGAGCGGCTCATCCTGGACGTTCTCTGCGGGAACCAGATGCACTTCGTGCGCAG CGACGAGCTGCGCGAGGCCTGGCGCATCTTCACCCCCCTCCTGCACACCATCGAGGAGCGCGGGGAGAAACCCCTCCCCTACCCCTACGGCAG ccgGGGGCCGCCGGAGGCCGATGAGCTGCTGAAACGCGCCGGGTTCCTCTACGAGGGCACCTACCGCTGGGTCAACCCCCACAGGCTCTGA
- the FAM3A gene encoding protein FAM3A isoform X1 — MRLAGPLRLLAVAAAVGLLWLLVALVLGPPRAPPPLQRLLARPDPAPSAAVPRPPKFKCGLSRPCPPAHFAFRLLSGAANVIGPRICLEGRVLMSSVKNNVGRGLNIALVNGEGAGRGGGAGLRGHALTRAPPPLPPGVSGELIAARSFDMWAGDAEELLKFLRPLHEGTLVLVASYDDPATKLTDESRRLFGELGSAVAKDLAFRDSWVFLGAKGVQDKSPFEQHVRNSRSSNKYEGWPQALEMEGCVPRRPPLTHTWGAAP; from the exons ATGAGGCTGGCGG GCCCCCTGCGCCTCCTGGCCGTGGCCGCCGCCGTGGGGCTCCTGTGGCTCCTGGTGGCGCTGGTGctggggcccccccgcgcccctccccccCTGCAGCGCCTGCTGGCCC GCCCTGACCCCGCCCCCAGCGCCG CGGTGCCCCGCCCCCCCAAGTTCAAGTGCGGCCTGTCCCGGCCCTGCCCCCCCGCCCACTTCGCCTTCCGCCTGCTCAGCGGCGCCGCCAACGTCATCGGGCCCCGGATCTGCCTCGAGGGGCGCGT GTTGATGAGCAGCGTCAAGAACAACGTGGGGCGGGGCCTCAACATCGCCCTGGTGAACGgtgagggggcggggcggggcgggggggcggggctgcgTGGCCACGCCCTCACACGTgctcctccccccctccccccaggtGTCAGCGGGGAGCTGATCGCGGCCCGGAGCTTCGACATGTGGGCGGGGG ACGCCGAGGAGCTGCTCAAGTTCCTGCGGCCGCTCCACGAGGGGACGTTGGTTCTCGTGGCTTCCTACGACGACCCGGCCACCAA GCTGACGGACGAATCCCGGCGCCTCTTCGGGGAGTTGGGCAGCGCCGTGGCCAAGGATCTGGCCTTCCGCGACAGTTGGGTCTTCCTGGGGGCCAAGGGGGTGCAGGACAAAAGCCCCTTCGAGCAg cacgtcCGGAACAGCCGAAGCTCCAACAAATACGAGGGGTGGCCGCAGGCGCTGGAGATGGAAGGGTGTgtcccccggcgccccccgctgacccacacttggggggcagccccatag
- the FAM3A gene encoding protein FAM3A isoform X3 — protein sequence MRLAGPDPAPSAAVPRPPKFKCGLSRPCPPAHFAFRLLSGAANVIGPRICLEGRVLMSSVKNNVGRGLNIALVNGEGAGRGGGAGLRGHALTRAPPPLPPGVSGELIAARSFDMWAGDAEELLKFLRPLHEGTLVLVASYDDPATKLTDESRRLFGELGSAVAKDLAFRDSWVFLGAKGVQDKSPFEQHVRNSRSSNKYEGWPQALEMEGCVPRRPPLTHTWGAAP from the exons ATGAGGCTGGCGG GCCCTGACCCCGCCCCCAGCGCCG CGGTGCCCCGCCCCCCCAAGTTCAAGTGCGGCCTGTCCCGGCCCTGCCCCCCCGCCCACTTCGCCTTCCGCCTGCTCAGCGGCGCCGCCAACGTCATCGGGCCCCGGATCTGCCTCGAGGGGCGCGT GTTGATGAGCAGCGTCAAGAACAACGTGGGGCGGGGCCTCAACATCGCCCTGGTGAACGgtgagggggcggggcggggcgggggggcggggctgcgTGGCCACGCCCTCACACGTgctcctccccccctccccccaggtGTCAGCGGGGAGCTGATCGCGGCCCGGAGCTTCGACATGTGGGCGGGGG ACGCCGAGGAGCTGCTCAAGTTCCTGCGGCCGCTCCACGAGGGGACGTTGGTTCTCGTGGCTTCCTACGACGACCCGGCCACCAA GCTGACGGACGAATCCCGGCGCCTCTTCGGGGAGTTGGGCAGCGCCGTGGCCAAGGATCTGGCCTTCCGCGACAGTTGGGTCTTCCTGGGGGCCAAGGGGGTGCAGGACAAAAGCCCCTTCGAGCAg cacgtcCGGAACAGCCGAAGCTCCAACAAATACGAGGGGTGGCCGCAGGCGCTGGAGATGGAAGGGTGTgtcccccggcgccccccgctgacccacacttggggggcagccccatag
- the FAM3A gene encoding protein FAM3A isoform X2, translated as MRLAGPLRLLAVAAAVGLLWLLVALVLGPPRAPPPLQRLLARPDPAPSAAVPRPPKFKCGLSRPCPPAHFAFRLLSGAANVIGPRICLEGRVLMSSVKNNVGRGLNIALVNGVSGELIAARSFDMWAGDAEELLKFLRPLHEGTLVLVASYDDPATKLTDESRRLFGELGSAVAKDLAFRDSWVFLGAKGVQDKSPFEQHVRNSRSSNKYEGWPQALEMEGCVPRRPPLTHTWGAAP; from the exons ATGAGGCTGGCGG GCCCCCTGCGCCTCCTGGCCGTGGCCGCCGCCGTGGGGCTCCTGTGGCTCCTGGTGGCGCTGGTGctggggcccccccgcgcccctccccccCTGCAGCGCCTGCTGGCCC GCCCTGACCCCGCCCCCAGCGCCG CGGTGCCCCGCCCCCCCAAGTTCAAGTGCGGCCTGTCCCGGCCCTGCCCCCCCGCCCACTTCGCCTTCCGCCTGCTCAGCGGCGCCGCCAACGTCATCGGGCCCCGGATCTGCCTCGAGGGGCGCGT GTTGATGAGCAGCGTCAAGAACAACGTGGGGCGGGGCCTCAACATCGCCCTGGTGAACG gtGTCAGCGGGGAGCTGATCGCGGCCCGGAGCTTCGACATGTGGGCGGGGG ACGCCGAGGAGCTGCTCAAGTTCCTGCGGCCGCTCCACGAGGGGACGTTGGTTCTCGTGGCTTCCTACGACGACCCGGCCACCAA GCTGACGGACGAATCCCGGCGCCTCTTCGGGGAGTTGGGCAGCGCCGTGGCCAAGGATCTGGCCTTCCGCGACAGTTGGGTCTTCCTGGGGGCCAAGGGGGTGCAGGACAAAAGCCCCTTCGAGCAg cacgtcCGGAACAGCCGAAGCTCCAACAAATACGAGGGGTGGCCGCAGGCGCTGGAGATGGAAGGGTGTgtcccccggcgccccccgctgacccacacttggggggcagccccatag
- the UBL4A gene encoding ubiquitin-like protein 4A — protein MLLTVKALQGRECSLQVSPEERVGALKHLVAERLQVPVEQQRLLYRGKALADERRLSDYAIGPSARLNLVLKPPGGGSGGGRGGDATPPPSAEDLGDPPSTPPFPCPAFGEPLARLLGRHFGAQDAPRVLQQLHKDYEQSLRGLSLDDVERLGTPRAAPRGGAPAPVTAGGTPKPPETPRNPPKPPKAPQSPPNS, from the exons ATGTTGCTGACGGTGAAGGCGCTGCAGGGCCGCGAGTGCAGCCTCCag GTGTCCCCCGAGGAGCGGGTGGGGGCCCTCAAGCACCTGGTGGCCGAGCGGCTGCAGGTGCCGGTGGAGCAGCAGCGGCTCCTGTACCGGGGGAAGGCGCTGGCCG acGAGCGCCGTCTCTCCGATTACGCCATCGGCCCCTCGGCCCGACTCAACCTGGTGCTGAaaccccccggggggggctctgggggggggcgggggggggacgcgACCCCTCCGCCTTCAGCGGAGGATTTGGGGGACCCCCCCTCGACCCCCCCTTTTCCCTGCCCGGCTTTCGGGGAGCCCCTGGCCCGGCTTTTGGGGCGACACTTCGGGGCTCAGGACGCGCCGcgggtgctgcagcagctgcacaag gACTACGAGCAGAGCCTGCGGGGGCTGAGCCTGGACGACGTGGAGCGGTTGGGGACCCCGCGTGCTGCACCCCGAGGGGGGGCCCCCGCCCCCGTAACGGCGGGGGGGACCCCGAAACCCCCCGAAACCCCCCGAaaccccccaaagccccccaaagccccccaaagccccccaaactcctaa
- the LAGE3 gene encoding EKC/KEOPS complex subunit LAGE3, with the protein MRVKREGQSVARAPEVGGGGKMAAETGELELRLRVPLPSAGVGRVALGALRPDLPLPPPAGGPPRPHPPPSAQLQCCGGELRARWAGPGARALRGGAVAFLELLGLVLETIERFGGEGPGHALLGPEGGATGQAPPPAPPPSTSPAPHPQ; encoded by the exons ATGCGGGTAAAGCGGGAGGGACAGAGCGTCGCGCGGGCGCCGGAAGTGGGAGGTGGCGGAAAAATGGCGGCGGAGACGGGGGAGCTGGAGCT GCGCCTGCGGGTGCCGCTGCCCTCGGCGGGGGTGGGGCGGGTGGCGCTGGGGGCGCTGCGCCCCGACCtgcccctccccccgcccgcggggggcccgccccgcccccacccGCCCCCCAGCGCCCAGCTCCAGTGCTGCGGGGGGGAGCTGCGGGC GCGctgggcggggccgggcgcgcgggcgctgcggggcggggcCGTCGCCTTCCTGGAGCTGCTGGGATTGGTGCTGGAAACCATCGAGCGCTTCGGGGGGGAGGGGCCGGGCCACGCCCTCCTGGGGCCCGAGGGTGGGGCGacgggccaggccccgcccccggccccgcccccctcCACCagccccgccccccacccccaataa